ACCCGGTCGTCGATCGGCACGAGGAACAACGCCGGCCGCTCCACGCCGTGGGCGGCCAGGCTGAAAGAGAACGCGGCCCGCACCTCCAGGCGGTCTCGTTCCGGCTGCGAGGCGTTCCACCTCACCGTGACCGGGCGCGTGACGCCCTGGACATCCAGATCGGCCTCCGCGGTGCCGGATCGCTCCCACGCCGCGCCGCCATGGGCAGCGGGGGCGGCCCTGAGGCCCCGGAGGGTCAGTGCCACGACCGGATGGCGGGACGCGCCCAGGGCCGCCAGGGCGTTGCTGTCGCGGTTGCGGTTGCGGCTGCTGAACGCCGCCAGGGGCGCCACGATGCGGGCCGGCGTCTCCAGCCACGGCTCCGCCTCCGCCAGGCGCAACTCTCCGCGCACGTCGCCGCTGGTACCGCGCACCACGTGCAGGGGATGGCGCACCTGGTACGCGAGTTCGGACCCGGTCCCGATGCGGTATAGCCCCGGCACGGGGCCCTGCGCCTCGGCCCCGGCGCCTCCGGCATGCGCCGCGGACGCGAGCGCCAGGATCACTGTCCCGCCGCGGAGGAGGGTCCTGCCCACGTTCAGAAATCCAGCGCGAGGATGCCCGCCGACGCCGCCAGGAGGCCGAAGGTGGCGAAACCGGCCGCCCGGTGGTAGCCCCGCAAGGCGGGATCCGAGTTTGCCGCCAGCAGGCCCAGCGCGACGGTCGA
This genomic interval from Candidatus Tanganyikabacteria bacterium contains the following:
- a CDS encoding YceI family protein — translated: MGRTLLRGGTVILALASAAHAGGAGAEAQGPVPGLYRIGTGSELAYQVRHPLHVVRGTSGDVRGELRLAEAEPWLETPARIVAPLAAFSSRNRNRDSNALAALGASRHPVVALTLRGLRAAPAAHGGAAWERSGTAEADLDVQGVTRPVTVRWNASQPERDRLEVRAAFSFSLAAHGVERPALFLVPIDDRVEIESRLAAVRRN